GGTGCATATTTAGCCTGAATTGTGGCCAGATCGGCATAATTATCGACACCATGAACCAAATCGCCATGCGTTTTAATGACCATGTAAAATACAAGCGCCAGTACGATCCAGGCGACGGTCCAGGCGGCAGCTTCTTTAAATTTTACAACATGATCTTTTTTATTAAAAACTCCCAGATCCAAAAGGAGCATGATGCCAATCACTAAAAGGAAACCTCCAAAAAACAGTACTTCGCTCGAAAACATGAAAATTTATTTTTTAAACCTGGACAACGACAGAGATGAGTTATAAAATCAGAGAGAATTACCTCCATTGTCAATACTACACAAAGGTAATCAAAAATTAAAGTGCCCGAGGCTATTTGGACAAACGGTTATAAGTATAATATTTCGTCTCCAAAATCGATGAAGTATGGTTTGCCGCTCTGTAAAATCATACTCTTAAAATTATTTCTCAATCGTAATTCTAAAAAATGACCATTTCATCTTGATTTTAGGATTATAGTCCTGACAATATTAACTCATCCCGAAAAAAAGTGAAATTTTTATTTTTGCTAACTATTATGATTTACAATTTGTTAATAATTTCTTCAATTTTTTTTCAAAAATATTTTCATCAAACACTTGCGCCGCATAGGTCATATGAATACCTTTGCACCACGTTAATCAAATAACGCACCAGAAAACACGCAGAAGTAGCTCAGCTGGTAGAGCGCAACCTTGCCAAGGTTGAGGTCGCGAGTTCGAACCTCGTCTTCTGCTCAGAGATATAGAGCACCGGAAACGGTGCTTTTTCTCATAAAAACCGACAAGCTAGCTTGAAGGTGGGTTAATGCCAGGGTGGTGGAACTGGTAGACACGCAGGACTTAAAATCCTGTGAGCTGTAAGGCTCGTACGGGTTCGATTCCCGTCCCCGGTACATCACTGTCAAGGAGTTACGATCTTTTCGTAACTCCTTTTTTCTTGCTGAAGAATTTCATGCCATACATTGGATCAGTCCAAAAATTTGGGGGGAATGTAAAAAATTGTTTGTTTTGCGATAAATCAATTTGAATAGGATTGCAAGAGTCTTATTTAGCCTTAGTCCGCTTCCTTTACCCGAGGGAATTCTTGATTATTTCGAACTTTCTAAAATAATTGAGGGGCCTTACAGGTCTGAACATTTATTTGGAAGAAAAGAATCTTCCTCCTTCCCAGTATCAAGATCAAAAAATAGAATCCAAGGGCTTTCTCCCAGAGATATACATTCAAGATTTTCCAATTCGTAATCAGCGTGTTACACTTTGTATTAAGCGTAGGCGCTGGGAAGTCAAAGATACTGGCGAGATTAT
The nucleotide sequence above comes from Dyadobacter subterraneus. Encoded proteins:
- a CDS encoding ISAon1 family transposase N-terminal region protein, whose protein sequence is MRGLTGLNIYLEEKNLPPSQYQDQKIESKGFLPEIYIQDFPIRNQRVTLCIKRRRWEVKDTGEIIRRDWNVVQQGTRMTKEFADFLKDLN